A DNA window from Paraclostridium bifermentans contains the following coding sequences:
- the bcp gene encoding thioredoxin-dependent thiol peroxidase codes for MLEAGVKAPDFRLQDKDGNLVSLSDFKNKKVVLYFYPKDSTPGCTKQACSFRDNFESFKSKDMVVIGISKDSVKSHERFAQKNELPFILLSDPDLDAIKAYDVWQEKKLYGKLGFGVIRTTYIIDENGIIEKAYNKVKADKNVGEILEYIG; via the coding sequence ATGTTAGAAGCAGGAGTTAAAGCACCAGATTTCAGACTACAAGATAAAGATGGAAACTTAGTAAGTTTATCAGATTTTAAAAATAAAAAAGTAGTATTATATTTCTACCCTAAGGATAGTACTCCAGGGTGTACTAAGCAAGCATGTTCATTTAGAGATAATTTTGAGAGTTTTAAATCAAAAGATATGGTAGTAATAGGTATAAGTAAGGATAGTGTAAAATCACATGAAAGATTTGCACAAAAAAATGAATTACCATTTATACTTTTATCAGATCCTGATCTTGATGCAATAAAAGCTTACGATGTATGGCAAGAAAAGAAATTATATGGGAAACTTGGGTTTGGAGTTATTAGAACAACTTACATCATAGATGAAAATGGTATTATAGAAAAGGCATACAACAAAGTTAAGGCAGATAAAAATGTAGGTGAAATATTAGAATATATAGGATAG
- a CDS encoding GNAT family N-acetyltransferase: MNLNIKEINEKNYQEITSLKVGKEQLGYIESVEVCLKESKEFSLWRPVGIYDGDKAIGFAMYGLFKNEGERGRVWLDRFLISHENQGKGYGESGVRFLLNRLKDEYGYNKIYLSVYDNNIGAISLYKKIGFEFNGEFDINGEKVMVINI, from the coding sequence ATGAATTTGAACATAAAAGAAATTAATGAAAAAAATTATCAAGAAATAACTAGTTTAAAAGTAGGGAAAGAACAACTTGGATATATTGAGAGCGTAGAAGTTTGTTTAAAAGAGTCAAAGGAATTTTCGTTATGGAGACCAGTAGGAATATACGATGGAGATAAAGCTATAGGATTTGCTATGTATGGCTTATTTAAAAATGAAGGTGAGAGAGGTAGGGTTTGGCTAGACAGATTTTTAATTTCTCACGAAAATCAAGGCAAGGGATATGGAGAATCAGGAGTAAGATTTTTACTAAATAGGTTAAAAGATGAATATGGATACAATAAAATTTATTTAAGCGTATATGATAATAATATAGGAGCTATTTCTTTATATAAAAAAATTGGATTTGAATTTAATGGAGAGTTTGATATAAATGGCGAAAAAGTAATGGTAATAAACATTTAG
- a CDS encoding CarD family transcriptional regulator translates to MFKIDDCVMYGMTGACKVIDITNEKFINGEDRRYYVLSPVYAENIIIKAPVDNKNIPMRKTISKSSATSLLNDMANMDVSWIDDDKTRNKEFNAMLKSGKCEELIKLIRNIYCNNEKVKSIGKKPHQVDDNVMKEAERLLNEELAIALNISPDEVIPYITNHIPQQNI, encoded by the coding sequence ATGTTTAAGATTGACGATTGTGTAATGTACGGTATGACAGGAGCATGTAAAGTTATAGACATAACTAATGAAAAGTTTATAAATGGAGAAGACAGAAGATATTATGTATTAAGTCCAGTTTATGCTGAAAATATAATAATAAAAGCCCCTGTGGATAATAAAAATATTCCAATGAGAAAGACTATATCTAAAAGCAGTGCAACTTCACTACTAAATGATATGGCTAATATGGATGTTTCATGGATCGACGATGATAAAACAAGAAATAAAGAGTTTAATGCAATGCTGAAAAGCGGTAAATGTGAAGAACTTATAAAACTAATAAGAAATATATATTGCAATAATGAAAAAGTAAAATCTATTGGAAAAAAACCACATCAAGTAGATGATAATGTTATGAAAGAAGCAGAAAGACTTTTAAACGAAGAACTTGCAATTGCTTTAAACATATCTCCAGATGAAGTAATTCCATATATAACAAATCATATACCGCAACAAAATATTTAA
- a CDS encoding 4Fe-4S dicluster domain-containing protein: protein MEPILSLQEKNELKSKGIVPQKQDGYFAIRVIGKSGVFTSKEFSILSKVAEQYGNKELNLTSRLTVEIPYIKYDDIEKVINIIQENGLIVGGGGKTVRAILSCKGSVCSNGLIDTQKISKEVHNEFFGRELPAKFKIAVLGCKNSYGKAQSNDLSILPLTGVRIDNRKCIECKVCLKVCPDKAFEYKDGKYSIIEDKCSNCGKCISFCPAHAVESDSKKIDILVFIGGRMGREASLGKPLRKKFKEEDILKVIDTIVNYFKENANEGERFAKLIDRVGFDKVEECIMNSI from the coding sequence ATGGAACCAATATTATCATTACAAGAAAAAAATGAATTAAAGTCTAAAGGAATAGTTCCTCAAAAACAAGATGGTTACTTTGCTATAAGAGTAATAGGTAAATCAGGAGTATTTACTTCGAAAGAATTTAGCATATTATCTAAAGTTGCAGAGCAATATGGAAACAAAGAATTGAATTTAACTAGCAGGTTAACTGTGGAAATACCGTATATAAAGTATGATGATATAGAAAAAGTTATAAACATAATACAAGAAAATGGATTAATAGTAGGTGGAGGAGGTAAGACTGTAAGAGCAATTTTATCTTGCAAAGGAAGTGTCTGCTCTAACGGTCTTATAGATACTCAAAAAATATCAAAAGAAGTACATAATGAGTTTTTTGGAAGAGAGCTACCTGCCAAATTTAAAATAGCAGTATTAGGCTGTAAAAATAGCTATGGCAAGGCTCAATCTAATGATTTGAGTATATTACCATTAACAGGGGTTAGGATAGACAATAGGAAGTGTATTGAATGTAAAGTATGTTTAAAGGTATGTCCTGATAAAGCATTTGAGTACAAGGATGGTAAGTATTCAATAATAGAGGATAAATGTAGCAATTGTGGGAAATGCATTAGTTTTTGCCCAGCACATGCAGTAGAGAGTGATAGCAAAAAAATAGATATATTAGTATTTATAGGTGGAAGAATGGGTAGAGAAGCTAGTTTAGGAAAGCCATTAAGAAAGAAATTTAAAGAAGAAGATATATTAAAAGTTATAGATACAATTGTTAATTACTTTAAAGAAAATGCAAATGAAGGTGAGAGATTTGCCAAGCTTATAGACAGAGTTGGATTTGATAAAGTAGAAGAATGTATTATGAATTCTATATAG